CCAGTTCATCGCCCCCGGCATGATCGCCATTGGGGTGCTGTTTCAATCCTTTTTTGAAGGAGCTTACAGCAGCTTTATTCGACTCAACTTTCAAAAGACCTGGCAGGCGCTGCTGACTGCTCCCCTTAGCTTCACCGACGTTTTCTTGGGTGACTGGCTCTGGGCTGCTACCAAAGGCAGCATTGCTGGGACACTGACCGGACTCGTTTCGGTTGTAGCTGGCCTATACGCCTTGCCCCACCTGCTATTGTCGCTGCCCCTGATTGTGCTCGGCAGTCTTTTGTTTGGAGCCTTTGGCCTGTTCATAGCAGGACTGGTTCGCAAAGTCGATCAGGTCAATGTCCCGATCTTCCTCGTGATCATTCCGATGTTCACCCTTTGCGGCACCTACTTCCCCCGCGACACCTTGCCCCGTGTGCTGCAGGGCATTGCTGGAGTCTTGCCGTTGGCCTCGCTAACGGATTTATTGCGCTGGCCGATGGGCCTGCCAGCCTGGTGGCCGTTTTCCCTGCTCTGGCTGGTGGTGGCTACTGTAATCATGGCGCGGCTGGCCGCCCTAAAAATCTACCCCAAGCTGTTTTCGTAAGCTGCAGGCTAAGCTGTGTGCTTAAGCGGATGATTGAGTTCGGTTAACCCATTTTTCAACTATGCCCAAGCTAGAATCCGCTTCTGCCCCTTCTCAACCCCCCAGCCCCTGGCAATACAAGCCCTGGTGGTGCCAGCCCTGGTCCATCGCCCTCACGGGTGTGGGTCTAATTGGCGGTAGCTGGATTCTCCTAGAGCGCTGGTGGCTCACCCTCCTCATCGGCATCCCCGTCACTGTCTGGATGGCTTTTTTCCTGCTGCTCTGGCCCCGGTTGATGGTTGAGTCGGGTTTGCTGGATTCGCTGGGTGAGGGGAAGGATTTGTAGGGGAAGTGGGTAGATGAGTGGATGGGGCTTCAGGGAAGGCTTGACGGCTCGTACCCAATTTTTAGGCTCATGCAGTGCAGAAACCTCGCTTCCCCATCTCCCCTATCTCCCTCACCTTTTCTGCCATGCTCGACTGCTCCCCCGCTCCTCCACGTCCTACTTCTCCGGCGGCTTCAACACCTGATAGGCGATAAACGTCAAAAAAGTGACGTAGCCAATCGTCAGAGCCCAATCCTGCCAGCTGCCGTAAGTATCCATTGAAGGCCGATCTCTAGGGTAGATTTTCATTGTCTCCGATGGGAGGGGCTTGCTCCTGGTATCAACGGCTATGTTGCCGGGAGCTGAGATGCGCTATTGATGGAGACATGGCAAAACATCGGGTTCAGTAGCCCCCTTATGGTTTGGCTAATGGCTCAGGGCGCGGGGGATAGCGCTTTTACAAGGAAAGGGGGCAGTTAAATGAGATTTAGCCTTAAACGGTTGCCGCTGCGATCGCAACTTCTATTTGTCAGCATTGCGGTGGGGATGCTGCTGCCGGGGGGCTACGTCTACGCCTTTTTGATTCGCTATGCCGTGATGGCAATGCTGTTTCTGTCGCTGCTAGACTGCCGCGTTTCGCTAAAGCTGCTGCTGCATCCTCATCTGTGGCGGCTTTTGGCGATGATGGGGGGAATTGCGATCGCAACCTTTGCCCTGTTTCGCCTAATCAATACAGACTTGGCGCTGATTGCTTTTCTACTGGCCGTTACGCCGACCGCCACTGCCGCGCCTGTAGTCACCCGATTTCTTAGAGGCCGGGTGGACTACGTTACGGCCTCCGTCATTTTGACCAATGGCCTGATGGCGTTAGCTATTCCGCTGCTGCTGCCGCTGCTCAGTGACAGCAGTTCAGCCAGCATGGGGCAAATCCTAAACGCCACTCTATTAGTGATTGCCGCGCCGCTGGTGCTCTCTCAAATCTTGATCCGGACCTCTCCTAAGGTCAGCCAGCAACTCACTGCAATCAAGGATCTGTCTTTTTACCTCTGGCTGCTGGCCCTGCTGCTGGCCTCTTCTAGAACCAGTCACTTCATCCTGTACGAATCCGGCAACTGGAACTCTCTGCCAGGCATGGCTTTAGTCGCCCTCGTTCTCTGTGCCCTTAATTTTGGGGTGGGTCACTGGCTAGGGAAACCCACAATGGCTCAAGAAACCAGCCAGTCCCTCGGCCAAAAAAATACCATGCTTGCCATCTGGCTCTGTCTGACCTTTCTCAATCCCCAAATGGCCCTAGGGCCAATGTTCTACGTTCTGTTTCAGAACCTATATAACTCGTATCTAATAGCCGGGGTAGCTAAATCGTGAAGGGAGCGGGGAGCAGGGAGTAGAGGAGATGAGCATTAGGACAGTACAGACACGCATTAACTTATGCTTTTTCTCCCCTGCCCCTTCTGCCCTACTTTGCTGCCGCCTGCATCATTGGCTCAACTGCGCCTGCCAAGGTTCGCAGCATCTTTGCGGTGGTTTCAAAGTCCACGCAGGCATCGGTGATGCTCTGACCGTATACTAAGGAGCTCAAATCTTGGGGGATAGGTTGGTTGCCTGCTTTGAGGTGGCTCTCGATCATCACACCCAGAATGTGCCGGGAACCACTGCGCATCTGCTCAGACAGATTCTCTAGCACAGGCACCTGCTGCATGTGGTCTTTGTTGGCGTTGGCATGGCTGCAGTCAACCATGATGCGGGGGTTGAGGTTGAGCTTGATTAGTTCTGCCGCTGCCTGGTTGACGTGGTCAGCGTTGTAGTTGGGGCCGTTTTTGCCGCCCCGCAGCACCAGATGACAGTCGGGGTTGCCCGTTGTCGTGACGATGCTGGCCAGCCCGTGGTGGTTGATCCCCAGGAAATGGTGGGGACGGCTGGCGGCTAGCATGGCGTTGGTTGCGGCCTGCAGGCTGCCGTCAGTGTTGTTTTTAAAGCCAATCGGCATCGACAGCCCAGAGGCCATTTCTCGGTGGGTCTGGCTCTCGGTGGTGCGCGCGCCGATGGCAGTCCAGGAGATGATGTCTGCGATGTATTGAGGCGTGATCGGGTCTAGCAGTTCGGTGGCTGCGGGCAGGCCAATGTGGGCCAGATCGAGCAGCAGCCTGCGGGCCAACCGCAGACCCGTATTGATGTCGTAGCTGCCGTCTAGGTGGGGGTCGTTGATCAGGCCCTTCCAGCCAATGTTGGTGCGGGGCTTTTCAAAATATACCCGCATAATGATTTCGAGCTGGCCTGAGAGTTCGTGGCGCAGCATTGAGAGCTTTTGACCGTACTCGTAAGCGGCATCGACATCGTGCACAGAGCAGGGGCCAACGATGACCAGCAGGCGGCGATCTTCGTTGTAGAGAATGTTGCGAATGCGATCGCGAGTCCCAGCCACGATCTCGGCAGCCTCTGCGCTGAGGGGCAGTTCGTGGTGCAGCAGCGCCGGACTGATCAAGGGACGGGTTTCTACAACGTGTAGGTCTTGAGTCTTGTGCATGGAATTGGCTAGAGTGCGGGGATGGTCTCGGAAACGGGCTGAAATAATTCTTACCTGTAGGCCAGGTTGCTTTTCCTATTGTGACGGCTACCTGGCCCATTATGGGAGGAGCCAGTTAGAAATCCAAACGGTTGCAGAGTTTCTCAATATTCTCAGCCCAATGTTCTCACTTTTCTCACGGCCCTAGTCTGCAAATGCCTACAGCTCAGTAGCAGGGGAGTTAAACACTAGAACCCCCAAAAACCTCTGTATGATCAGGGCAGATTTGTCTGGGAGAAACCCGCCGATGTCTTCTCTAAATCGCCCCCTTCGCCTCATCATCAGCTTCATTGCAGCGATAGCCTTGGCCCTGGGTGTAGCGCCAGCCGCCTGGGCTGCTACGGGAGGGACTGCTCAGGCCGTTCTTTACAGCACCACCGATGAAAACCTGGCTCTAGGCGTAGCTCACTTAGAAGAAACCGCTGAGGGTCTCGACATTCAGGTCAGCTTTTTAGGTGCGCCCACCGGCACCCACGGCTTTCATATCCATGCGGGGGATAGCTGTGAGGATGCGGGCAATGCGGCAGGCGGCCATTACAACCCCGATGACGTAGAGCACGGCTACCTAATCGAAGATGGGTTTGCCGCTGCCCACGCGGGTGACTTGGGCAACGTCGTGATTGGGGAAGACGGCACCGCCCTTTATACAGCTCTCGTTCCAGGGCTGACATTGGCAGCAGGAGAGCATCCAGTAACCAATCATGCCTTCATTCTGCATGCCAATCCCGACGATTTTAGCCAGCCTGTCGGCAATGCGGGCAGTCGAGTAGGCTGCGGCCTTATTGTCCAGGACTAGCGGCTGCAAAGCCTGAAGCACAGCTACTCAAGGCGAAAATAGAAAATTAGCGCCACGACTCCAGCCAGGGTTGCCGCCTGCATCAGGTCTAGCTGTAGGCCTAGGCTCAGCCCGTAGTACAGCCCAGACCAAAGCATTAGAGAGAGCCCCAGGGCAGACGTTAAAAATTCTAGAAATGCCAGGATCTCAAGCAGGGCGGCGAGCCAAACCATCGAGACTGCCTCCAGGGGGGCGAGATGACTTAATTATGGTGAGTTCGTCGGTTGGCGAACGGAACATATAGTTAAGAAATCACGGGCTGAAGCGGGGTTTACGGTTAGCGTGCAAAATACTTAGCCCAGGAGTGCTTCCCTTGACCCAGCTAAACGCTCAATCCCACCGGCTGTCTTACCTGAAGCTGGTTTTAACAATGTTTTTGTGGGGCGGCACTTTTATTGCCGGACGTTTGGCGGTGCGGGAGGTAGGGCCTTTTACTGCTGCATTTTGCCGCTTTGCCATTGCTTCTCTCTGCCTGCTGCTGCTCACCTACCGCTTTCAAGGCTCGCTGCCTCGGCTCAAGCGCCCCCAAGTTTTACCCATACTGCTGCTGGGGTTGACCGGCATCTTTGCCTACAATGTCTTTTTCTTCTCGGGGCTGAAGACGATTCCGGCGGGTCGGGCTTCTTTGATCATTGCTTTGAACCCGGTTGCGATCGCACTCGGCTCGGCCCTGGTCTACCGAGAAAAGCTATCGCTGCTAAAGCTGGCAGGTATTGGCCTGTCTCTGCTGGGGGCAGCTTTGGTGATTGGCAACGGCAACCCGCTAAACCTGCTGGCGGGCGGTGTTGGCATTGGCGATTTGTTTATGCTGGGCTGCGTCCTGAGCTGGATGGGCTATACCCTAGTGGGCAAGTCGGTCATGGGTCAGCTCTCGCCTTTTGTAGCCACGACCTATGCCTGCCTAGTGGGGGCGCTTTTGCTGCTGCTGCCCGCGATTGCAGAAGGGTTGGCGGGAGCTGTCACTCAAATGTCTACAGTCACTTGGTTGGGCGTTTCCTATTTGGGCATCTTTGGCTCTGCCGTTGGCTTTGTCTGGTACTACCAGGGCATCCAGGCACTGGGGCCAGCCCGAGCCGGGGTTTTTATCAATCTGGTGCCGGTGTTTGCGATCGCGCTAGCAGCTCTAGTTCTAGCGGAGCCAATCGCGCCTTCGCTGCTGTTGGGAGGCAGCCTAGTGATCGCGGGCGTCACCCTGACCAATCGAGCCAAGTAAACTACACCTCAAAAATTTCTTCAGCTCTACAATTGGGGAAACTTTTTAGTCCCCTTTAGCAGTACTCAAAAATCGTATGGTGCTAAAGCCAAAAGGTCGCCCCTCATCGCGCATTGCTTCACGGGCAGGCGAATTTTCTGACGTGGTGCGCTATGGAGAGACTCACTTACCCTGGAAGGACATCTATCACCACCTGCTGAAGATCTCCTGGCCCGGTTTTATTGGGCTGATGGGTCTGGTTTATCTAGCGATTAATGCCCTCTTTGCCTTGGCCTATCTCCTGGGGGGCGAGGGTGCGATCGCAAATACCCGCCCCGGCTCCTTTACCGACCTGTTCTTCTTCAGCGTGCAGACTCTGGCCTCAATTGGCTACGGGGCCATGTATCCCCAAACCCTCTATGCCCACGGGCTGGTCGTGATCGAAGCTTTTATCGGACTGCTGTTTATTGCGATAACGACCGGCATCAGCTTTGCCCGCTTTTCCCTACCCAGCGCCCGCATTTTGTTTAGCAACTACGCCGTGATCGCTCCCCAAAATGGCGTGCCGACGCTGATGTTTCGCACCGCCAACAAGCGGCGTAACCGCATTCTAGAAGCGCAACTTTGGGTCACGCTAGTGCGCGATGAGATAACTGCCGAGGGGGAGTTTTTCCGGCGTTTCTACGACCTCAAACTGAGCCGTTCCCATACGCCGCTGTTTGCCCTATCTTGGACGGCAATGCACCCAATTGAGGCCAGCAGCCCTCTCTACGGCGAAACAGCAGAGTCTCTGGCTGAAGCAAATGGTGAAATCGTTGTGATTCTAACCGGCATTGACGAGACCATCTCTCAGACCATCCACGCCCGCCACTCCTTCTTAGCCCAGGAAATTTTCTGGAATTACCGGCTGCGCGACATTTTCTGCTGGACTAAAGACGGGCGACGGGCCATCGACTACTCAAGCTTCGATCTGGTTGAACCGATCGCACCCGCACCCGCATCGCCCACTGATGCTGACAGCGACCTGCCTCACCCAACCGCCGGAATTGAGCGGGGGTAGCGCTCCATCAAGCCTCGCACCTGCTCAGCGTGGTAAGAACTGCGAGTCAGCGGCGACGACACCACCTGCAAAAAGCCCATCTCCTCGCCCGCCTGCCGCCACGCCTCAAATTGCTCCGGCGTCACAAAAGTCTGTACCTGTAAGTGCTTGGCGCTGGGCTGCAGGTATTGACCAATGGTGAGAATGTCGCAGTGGTGCGATCGCAAGTCCGTCATCACCTGGCGCACCTCCTCATCGGTTTCGCCCAAGCCCACCATAATGCCAGACTTGGTGTAAACCCAGGGAGCCAATTCGCGGGTTCGCTGCAGCAGTTCCAAAGTGCGATCGTAGTTGCCCTGAGGCCTGACTCGTCGGTACAGTCGGGGCACCGTTTCTGTGTTGTGGTTCAAGACCTCAGGGTTGGCCGAGAGAATCACGGCCAGAGCCTCCCAGTTACCACACAGGTCAGGAATCAACACCTCAATCGTAGTGCCAGGAGAAGCCTGACGCACCGCTTCAATACAGCGAACAAACTGCAAAGCACCGCCATCGGGCAAGTCATCCCGGTTAACCGAGGTAATCACCACATGGTTCAGCTTCATTCGCTGCACCGCCTGGGCCAGCCGTAGCGGCTCTGTCGGATCTAGCGCCTGGGGCTTTTTCTCAAAGTCAATATCGCAGTAGGGGCAGGCCCGCGTGCAGGCCGGACCCATAATCAAAAAGGTGGCCGTTCCAGCATTAAAGCACTCGCCAATGTTGGGGCAAGA
The window above is part of the Pseudanabaena sp. FACHB-2040 genome. Proteins encoded here:
- a CDS encoding ABC transporter permease produces the protein MTGVKRVAVTPWGVYSVWWRHFQVYRSTWLVNFLPPISEPIIYLVAFGYGLTPLIGDVVYLDQPVSYPQFIAPGMIAIGVLFQSFFEGAYSSFIRLNFQKTWQALLTAPLSFTDVFLGDWLWAATKGSIAGTLTGLVSVVAGLYALPHLLLSLPLIVLGSLLFGAFGLFIAGLVRKVDQVNVPIFLVIIPMFTLCGTYFPRDTLPRVLQGIAGVLPLASLTDLLRWPMGLPAWWPFSLLWLVVATVIMARLAALKIYPKLFS
- a CDS encoding DUF6737 family protein: MPKLESASAPSQPPSPWQYKPWWCQPWSIALTGVGLIGGSWILLERWWLTLLIGIPVTVWMAFFLLLWPRLMVESGLLDSLGEGKDL
- a CDS encoding 3-deoxy-7-phosphoheptulonate synthase, producing MHKTQDLHVVETRPLISPALLHHELPLSAEAAEIVAGTRDRIRNILYNEDRRLLVIVGPCSVHDVDAAYEYGQKLSMLRHELSGQLEIIMRVYFEKPRTNIGWKGLINDPHLDGSYDINTGLRLARRLLLDLAHIGLPAATELLDPITPQYIADIISWTAIGARTTESQTHREMASGLSMPIGFKNNTDGSLQAATNAMLAASRPHHFLGINHHGLASIVTTTGNPDCHLVLRGGKNGPNYNADHVNQAAAELIKLNLNPRIMVDCSHANANKDHMQQVPVLENLSEQMRSGSRHILGVMIESHLKAGNQPIPQDLSSLVYGQSITDACVDFETTAKMLRTLAGAVEPMMQAAAK
- a CDS encoding superoxide dismutase family protein; translated protein: MSSLNRPLRLIISFIAAIALALGVAPAAWAATGGTAQAVLYSTTDENLALGVAHLEETAEGLDIQVSFLGAPTGTHGFHIHAGDSCEDAGNAAGGHYNPDDVEHGYLIEDGFAAAHAGDLGNVVIGEDGTALYTALVPGLTLAAGEHPVTNHAFILHANPDDFSQPVGNAGSRVGCGLIVQD
- a CDS encoding DMT family transporter, whose translation is MTQLNAQSHRLSYLKLVLTMFLWGGTFIAGRLAVREVGPFTAAFCRFAIASLCLLLLTYRFQGSLPRLKRPQVLPILLLGLTGIFAYNVFFFSGLKTIPAGRASLIIALNPVAIALGSALVYREKLSLLKLAGIGLSLLGAALVIGNGNPLNLLAGGVGIGDLFMLGCVLSWMGYTLVGKSVMGQLSPFVATTYACLVGALLLLLPAIAEGLAGAVTQMSTVTWLGVSYLGIFGSAVGFVWYYQGIQALGPARAGVFINLVPVFAIALAALVLAEPIAPSLLLGGSLVIAGVTLTNRAK
- a CDS encoding ion channel, which produces MVLKPKGRPSSRIASRAGEFSDVVRYGETHLPWKDIYHHLLKISWPGFIGLMGLVYLAINALFALAYLLGGEGAIANTRPGSFTDLFFFSVQTLASIGYGAMYPQTLYAHGLVVIEAFIGLLFIAITTGISFARFSLPSARILFSNYAVIAPQNGVPTLMFRTANKRRNRILEAQLWVTLVRDEITAEGEFFRRFYDLKLSRSHTPLFALSWTAMHPIEASSPLYGETAESLAEANGEIVVILTGIDETISQTIHARHSFLAQEIFWNYRLRDIFCWTKDGRRAIDYSSFDLVEPIAPAPASPTDADSDLPHPTAGIERG
- the lipA gene encoding lipoyl synthase, whose amino-acid sequence is MAVKPDWLRVKAPQWERVGNVKAILQDLGLNTVCEEASCPNIGECFNAGTATFLIMGPACTRACPYCDIDFEKKPQALDPTEPLRLAQAVQRMKLNHVVITSVNRDDLPDGGALQFVRCIEAVRQASPGTTIEVLIPDLCGNWEALAVILSANPEVLNHNTETVPRLYRRVRPQGNYDRTLELLQRTRELAPWVYTKSGIMVGLGETDEEVRQVMTDLRSHHCDILTIGQYLQPSAKHLQVQTFVTPEQFEAWRQAGEEMGFLQVVSSPLTRSSYHAEQVRGLMERYPRSIPAVG